From Carassius auratus strain Wakin unplaced genomic scaffold, ASM336829v1 scaf_tig00003882, whole genome shotgun sequence, the proteins below share one genomic window:
- the LOC113070418 gene encoding golgin subfamily A member 6-like protein 7, with protein sequence MQWKDSLEKMRVQAEEDKRAAVKQIDEAKAKKEELTKMVENMEKDRGEINNSREQANQEADEIKRMRNELQRQQAEIEHRIRVAKQEKEEANHAILAVQEAQMLLKKQMEESEKRRYEAITEALEQRDEIHKKTEELEQINEEIQRARHELEKLRHSEKESREQKMLEDTQQEREFVEPMKIAVLKDKEDQEKSLAEIEKEREELKQIRVQVQNEKKDLEKRRYEMMRYDIEQSAQVQRQREELEKIKTQLVIDTETMNRSKELVQQDREKVECIMIEIQKQREEVNKRLEETKRREDALRKMTEDMEHEREDLEKIRVETLRGKDTYEEVKDEINRVRVEIKRLWDEAEKGELEERERLNREKDETMRKIEAMKKELGEIEDTKVELIKQNKDIGIKMEKGKVGNH encoded by the coding sequence ATGCAATGGAAGGATAGTCTTGAAAAAATGAGGGTTCAGGCAGAAGAAGACAAACGTGCAGCTGTCAAACAGATTGATGAGGCTAAAGCAAAGAAAGAAGAGCTGACAAAAATGGTAGAAAATATGGAGAAAGATCGAGGGGAGATTAATAACAGCAGAGAACAGGCTAATCAAGAAGCAGATGAAATCAAAAGGATGAGAAATGAGCTACAAAGACAGCAGGCAGAAATAGAGCACAGGATTAGAGTggcaaaacaagaaaaagaggaGGCAAACCATGCCATACTTGCAGTCCAAGAGGCTCAGATGCTCTTAAAAAAGCAAATGGAAGAGTCTGAAAAAAGGCGGTATGAAGCCATAACAGAGGCATTAGAGCAAAGGGatgaaatacacaaaaaaacagAGGAGttagaacaaataaatgaagaaatacaAAGAGCCAGGCATGAGCTAGAAAAGTTGAGGCATTCTGAAAAAGAAAGCAGAGAGCAGAAAATGTTAGAGGACACACAGCAAGAGAGAGAGTTTGTTGAGCCAATGAAAATAGCTGTGCTTAAGGACAAGGAAGATCAGGAAAAGTCTTTAGCTGAgatagagaaggagagagaggagcTCAAACAGATTAGAGTTCAGGTCCAGAACGAGAAGAAAGATCTAGAAAAACGAAGGtatgagatgatgagatatgaCATAGAACAGAGTGCTCAGGTGCAGAGACAAAGAGAAGAACTTGAGAAGATCAAGACTCAGTTAGTTATTGACACAGAGACCATGAACAGAAGCAAAGAATTAGTGCAACAAGACAGAGAGAAAGTCGAGTGTATTATGATTGAGATCCAGAAACAAAGAGAGGAAGTGAATAAAAGGTTAGAGGAGACAAAACGACGGGAGGACGCTTTGAGGAAGATGACAGAGGACATGGAGCATGAGAGAGAAGACCTGGAGAAGATTCGTGTGGAAACGCTGAGAGGGAAAGACACTTATGAAGAGGTCAAGGATGAGATTAACAGAGTGAGAGTGGAGATAAAGAGGTTGTGGGATGAGGCTGAAAAGGGAGAGCTGGAGGAACGAGAGAGATTAAACAGGGAGAAGGATGAGACGATGAGGAAGATAGAAGCTATGAAGAAGGAGCTGGGTGAGATTGAAGACACAAAGGTGgagttaattaaacaaaataaggaCATTGGCATAAAGATGGAAAAAGGCAAGGTTGGAAATCACTAA